One Fusarium oxysporum f. sp. lycopersici 4287 chromosome 8, whole genome shotgun sequence genomic region harbors:
- a CDS encoding enoyl-[acyl-carrier protein] reductase I codes for MPFATELTKRLGIRVPVVQGGMMHVGTADLASAVSNAGGLGIITALIFPTPEDLRKEIQRCRTLTKNPFGVNITLLPAMVPPNYAAYAQAIIDEGIKVVETAGNSPGPVISQLKKAGIIVLHKCTTIRHAQSAVKLGVDFLSIDGFECGGHVGESDITNFILLSKARQTLGVPFIASGGFADGYGLAAALCLGASGVNMGTRFMCTVEAPVHQKVKEEIVRADETDTTLLMRRWRNTTRLFKNKVALEALEVEKKSEKGEFAEIAPFVSGKRGKEVFVNGDTEYGVWTTGQVIGLIHDIPTCDVLVHRIEKEAETALKERLALLVPESKL; via the exons ATGCCTTTTGCGACAGAACTCACCAAGCGACTCGGCATTAGAG TGCCCGTCGTCCAAGGCGGTATGATGCACGTAGGCACCGCCGACCTCGCCTCAGCCGTCTCCAATGCCGGCGGCTTGGGCATCATCACTGCCCTCATCTTCCCCACGCCCGAAGACCTGCGCAAGGAGATCCAACGCTGCCGTACCCTCACCAAGAACCCCTTCGGTGTCAATATCACCCTTCTTCCCGCCATGGTGCCCCCGAACTACGCCGCCTACGCTCAGGCTATCATCGACGAGGGAATCAAGGTCGTCGAGACGGCAGGAAACTCTCCCGGCCCTGTTATTTCgcagttgaagaaggccgGCATCATTGTTCTTCACAAGTGCACCACGATTCGCCATGCCCAGAGCGCCGTTAAGCTTGGCGTCGATTTCCTCAGTATCGACGGTTTTGAGTGCGGTGGACACGTTGGCGAGAGCGACATTACAAACTTTATCCTGCTCAGCAAGGCCCGTCAAACTCTCGGTGTTCCCTTCATCGCCAGTGGTGGCTTCGCTGATGGTTACGGACTCGCAGCCGCGCTATGCCTCGGCGCTTCTGGAGTCAACATGGGAACGCGATTCATGTGCACGGTCGAAGCTCCAGTGCAccagaaggtcaaggaggagaTTGTGCGCGCGGACGAGACCGACACGACACTTCTCATGCGCAGATGGAGAAACACTACCCgactcttcaagaacaaggttGCCCTGGAGGCtctcgaggtcgagaagaagagtgaGAAGGGCGAGTTTGCCGAGATTGCGCCGTTTGTGAGCGGTAAGCGAGGAAAGGAGGTCTTTGTGAACGGCGATACTGAATACGGC GTTTGGACAACTGGCCAGGTTATCGGCTTGATTCATGATATTCCTACATGCGATGTCCTTGTTCACAGAATTGAGAAGGAGGCGGAGACAGCGTTGAAAGAGAGACTCGCGCTTCTGGTGCCCGAGTCAAAGTTATAG